GCGCGAAGGAGCGTCCACATGGAATGGATTCGTCCGGAAGATCCGGACTATGACGAAACCCGAAAACTCTTCAACGCAATGATCGACCGACGGCCGGCTGTCATTGCCCGTTGCTCCTCTCCCGGCGAGGTGGCCGAAGCCCTCCACCACGCCAGGACACACAATCTGGATGTCGCCGTCAGGTCGGGCGGGCATTCAGTGGCCGGCATGTCCACGAACGACGACGGCCTGGTAGTTGACGTCCGGCCCATGAAATCCATCCACGTGGACCCGGAAGCGAAGACGGCCAAGGTCGGCGGCGGTGTCACATGGGGCGAATTCGATCGCGCCACCCAGCAACACGGGCTGGCGGTAACCGGTGGCAGGGCGTCCACCACGGGCGTCTCCGGCTTCACGTTGGGCGGAGGTTCGGGTTGGCTGGAACGGTCCTACGGGTTCTCCTGCGACAATCTGCTCTCCGTGGATTTGGTAACCGCCTCCGGGGACCTGGTGACCGCGAGCGCCACGGAAAACCCCGAGCTGTTCTGGGCGTTGCACGGCGGCGGCGGAAACTTCGGCGTGGCAACTTCCTTCACGTTCCAACTCCACGACCTTGGTCCCACGGTGACGGCCGGGCTGGCCCTCTTCCCCGGGGAAGCCGCACCGGAGATCTCCCGCGCCTACCGGGACCTGGCACTCAGCGCACCCGATGAGGTGGGCACAGCCCTGGTCTACCTGACAGCCCCGTCCGAGGATTTTGTACCCCCGGACATGGTGGGCAAGCTGGCCGTTGGCATGGCTTACCTGTACGCGGGGAACGCCGAGGAGGGCGAAGAGCACGCAAGGCCATTCAAGGAGCTGGGCCCGTCCGTGGACCTTATTGACGCCATGAACTACGCGGATTTCCAGTGCATGATCGATGATCCGCCGGACCACTACAA
The Paenarthrobacter ureafaciens genome window above contains:
- a CDS encoding FAD-binding oxidoreductase translates to MEWIRPEDPDYDETRKLFNAMIDRRPAVIARCSSPGEVAEALHHARTHNLDVAVRSGGHSVAGMSTNDDGLVVDVRPMKSIHVDPEAKTAKVGGGVTWGEFDRATQQHGLAVTGGRASTTGVSGFTLGGGSGWLERSYGFSCDNLLSVDLVTASGDLVTASATENPELFWALHGGGGNFGVATSFTFQLHDLGPTVTAGLALFPGEAAPEISRAYRDLALSAPDEVGTALVYLTAPSEDFVPPDMVGKLAVGMAYLYAGNAEEGEEHARPFKELGPSVDLIDAMNYADFQCMIDDPPDHYNYWSADYHDHLSDEALDILVDSAQRLPGPNSQQLVGRWGGAVGGHAAANTPLQHRSAAWVSHPFGLAETREGWQEAKDWVKQFRQDIAPHTTGGVWLNFIGDEGQDRIMAAYGEQNYRRLSKVKAQFDPDNVFRGNQNILPAER